The genomic segment GCCACGAATTGTGGAGGCTACAGGACAGACGCTGACCATGGTTTCATTAACACTTCTTTTTTCAAGTATCATCGGTCTCATTTTTGGGCTATTACTGTTTGTTACGCGAAGAGGCAACATCCTAGAAAATAGACTTATCTTTATTCTATTAAATCTCTTAATCAATATTATTCGACCTATCCCTTTTATTATTTTTCTAGTAGCCATAGGTCCTTTGACAAGACTTGTTGTAGGAACAACGATAGGAACGGCAGCAGCGATTTTCCCGATGACGATTGCCGCATCCTTTGCGATTGCACGAGTCGTTGAAAATAACTTGGTTGCTATTGATCCTGGCATCATTGAAGCAGCAAAAGCAATGGGAGCTAGTCCACTGCAAATCATCTTTGGTGTCCTAATTCCAGAAACACTAGGTCCGCTTATCCTGGGACTTACTTTTATAACGGTAGCCCTTATAGATTTCTCTGCGATGGCAGGGACGGTAGGTGGAGGGGGACTAGGACATTTAGCGATGACGTACGGCTACCAGCGCTTTGATACGTCGGTCATGGTTGTAACGGTTATCCTTCTTATTATCCTTGTGCAAGCAGCCCAATTTCTTGGTAACTATTTATCACGAAGATTCCTTCGTAGATAAATGTGATATGAGTGAACACAAAAAAGGAGAGAGAGAAATGAAAACAAAATTTTTACTTACTGTAGGATTACTAATCGGGGTTCTTGCCCTAAGTGCATGCGGCAATAGCAGTGCTTCAGGGGATACAGTTGAAGTCTCTATAGGAGTAACGGGTGCTGATGGACAGTACTGGGATATTATTAAGGATAAAGCGGCAGAGGAAGGGATTTCAATTAAACTGATTGAGTTCCAGGATTATACACTGCCTAATCACGCTTTAGCAAACGGAGAGGTTGATATTAACTCCTTTCAGCACTTGGCTTTCCTTAGTCAGTTTAACGCAGAAAATAATACTGAGATTGTCCCGATTGGTTCTACGATTATTGCACCATTAGGATTGTATTCAGAGAAATTCACAGATCTTGCTGAGATTCCTGACGGAGCTCAAATCGCAATTCCAGATGATCCTGCTAATTTAGGGCGTGGGCTTAAGCTACTAGCGGCAGCAGGCTTTATTGAACTGAAGGAAGAGGTAGGCTTGTATCCAACTCTTACTGACATTGTCAGTAATTCGAAAAATATTGATATAGTACCTATAGTAGCTCAACAAACACCACGTGTTTTACCAGATGTAGCGGCCTCTGTCATTAACAGTGGTATAGCTGGGCAAGCGGGGCTTTACTTAGAAGACTCAATTTTTCACGATGATCCGTACAGCGAAGAAGCAAGACCTTATATTAACGTATTCGCTGTAAATGCTGAAGATAAAAATAATGAAGCCTATAAAACGATTGCTAGAATCTATCAGGAGCAAGAGGTCATTGACGCTGTGCATGAGGATACAAACGGTGGAAGTATAGTGGTTGATATAGACGCTAGTGAACTGGAAAAAAACTTAAATGAACTGATTGAAGGGATTAAGTAAGAGAAATAATGAGAAATTCTATTCGTTAAGGAGGATAAGAAATGACTATTCAAACACATGTAGGTAAAGCAAAGGCTGAGCGTGATGCCATTATTCAAAACATTGATCATCAAGCAGATCTGTATATCCATACAAGTCATCAAATCCATGAAAATCCGGAAATCGGAAATGAGGAGTATTTTGCTGCAGAAAAATTAACTAGCTTACTTCAAAATGCTGGATTTGAAGTAGAAAGTAATGTTGCTGGACATGAGACAGGGTTTGTAGCAAGAAAAACGGCAGCTAAACAGGGGCCGAAGATTGCTTTTCTAGCAGAATATGATGCACTTCCTGGCTTGGGGCATGCCTGCGGTCATAATTTAATAGGTACAATCAGTACCGCAGCAGGAATTGCTCTTTCACAGGTCATAGAAGAGACGGGTGGGGAAGTGTATGTGTTTGGTACCCCAGCTGAAGAGGGAGGACCTAATGGAAGTGCTAAAGGAAGCTTTGTAAAGCACGGCTTATTTGAAGGGATCGATGCTGCATTAATGATTCAT from the Bacillus horti genome contains:
- a CDS encoding MetQ/NlpA family ABC transporter substrate-binding protein, yielding MKTKFLLTVGLLIGVLALSACGNSSASGDTVEVSIGVTGADGQYWDIIKDKAAEEGISIKLIEFQDYTLPNHALANGEVDINSFQHLAFLSQFNAENNTEIVPIGSTIIAPLGLYSEKFTDLAEIPDGAQIAIPDDPANLGRGLKLLAAAGFIELKEEVGLYPTLTDIVSNSKNIDIVPIVAQQTPRVLPDVAASVINSGIAGQAGLYLEDSIFHDDPYSEEARPYINVFAVNAEDKNNEAYKTIARIYQEQEVIDAVHEDTNGGSIVVDIDASELEKNLNELIEGIK
- a CDS encoding methionine ABC transporter permease codes for the protein MKVDWSTFWPRIVEATGQTLTMVSLTLLFSSIIGLIFGLLLFVTRRGNILENRLIFILLNLLINIIRPIPFIIFLVAIGPLTRLVVGTTIGTAAAIFPMTIAASFAIARVVENNLVAIDPGIIEAAKAMGASPLQIIFGVLIPETLGPLILGLTFITVALIDFSAMAGTVGGGGLGHLAMTYGYQRFDTSVMVVTVILLIILVQAAQFLGNYLSRRFLRR